The following DNA comes from Neofelis nebulosa isolate mNeoNeb1 chromosome 3, mNeoNeb1.pri, whole genome shotgun sequence.
ATTAGGCAGATAGCAGCAGTAATAAGCAAAACCTAACAACTGGAATGGGGTGTTCTTGATATGTGATTATGTAGGAAGGACATTATTTAATACACTGCCCAATAAATTGGTGCAGTTTGGGAAAGGTATTAATGTTAtggaaaagtttatttgtttttagcattttaataCTACTTTTTGTCTTTACAGGAAAATGTTTATAGGAGGCCTTAGCTGGGACACTACAAAGAAAGATCTGAAGGACTACTTCTCCAAATTTGGTGAAGTTGTAGACTGCACTCTGAAGTTAGATCCTATCACAGGGCGATCAAGGGGTTTTGGCTTTGTGCTATTTAAAGAGTCGGAGAGTGTAGATAAGGTAGTGTGTTATGTGTTCTGATCagttaataatataaaatgtggATAGTTTGATAACACTAATTCGCCCATTTGTGATTTCCCCTTTTGTGGTATATGAAGCTAGAGCTATAGTTCTTAACCAATATATTTTATGAAGAGTCTTCTTTAATTGTTTACTGTATATCTTCTGTATGCCAGGCTCTactaaattgaaaaaattaactttaagaaTACTGAGACTTAAAGACACCTAATTAAAGGGATGATCTGTGACAAGTTCACAAAAGTATAGATTTTGAAATTTCTTGGGCTAAGGGGAAATAGCAATCACGTTGATGTTGCTGACAGTTAATGGAGAGTTGGTTTTCTAGTAATTAAAtgtttcccctcctccccattctTAACTGGCATTTAGGTTTGAACAGTTCTATATTAGCTGATGTCACATCACCACAGTTTGACTTCTTTAATCATAAGCAAGTCAACATATACCTGGCATTAGCTATATTTATTTAACTATAATTATTAAGTTAAGTTAATCTGGACTTAAATTAAGGTacatacttaaaatgaaaaacttcaatTTCCTAGGTCATGGATCAGAAAGAACATAAATTGAATGGGAAGGTGATTGATCCTAAAAGGGCCAAAGCCATGAAAACAAAAGAgcctgttaaaaaaatttttgttggtGGCCTTTCTCCAGATACACCTGAAGAGAAAATAAGGGAGTACTTTGGTGGTTTTGGTGAGGTATGTGATCATGTTTTGAcccaatttttttcaaaattaatgtgaATATAATTGTCacattatattttcaaagttgttttgaagTTTGGGCTGATTATGTGATGTGTTTTGAAAGCAGGATATTGTAAATACTTCCATTAGCACATCTTTGAAGGTTAGatgattgtatttttttcatatattgaagGTACAGAGTACGCAAAGATGTAACAGACGTTCTTACCTTGAGGAACTTACCAGATtagtagaagaaataaaaatataaacatgaggAAGAAATCCAGGTTGGATTACCTGAGATAATAGAAGGAAATGGTTCAGTTGAGACtaggaaagaaatgaattcttAAGAATAAGGTGTAGTGCCTTCTCAATTTAAAAACGTACATGTGCAATTTTTATGAGTCTAATTACAGACTTGGAGAAACTGAAGTTCCTTTTGTGAAGTAATGGGTTAAAGCTAAGATGAGAAGTTTGTGGCCTTGCCTGCCAGATACAGCCTGCAGACACTTCTTTTGCTTGATTTAAACAGAAgatgttttgttaatatttaggTTGAGATATTTCCCACAAATACCTGGATATGTAGCATTTCTTACATATTTGCAAGAGCAAGCAACATTGGAATTGCCTTCCTATATGGGCAGCAGCCATCTAAGATGAGAGTAGTAGCCTCCCCCTTTGGTTAGTCATATGTGGTCCTCACCACTTGCCATTTTCTCCCAAATGCGGTcatctttattctgtttttcttaaaattgacTGTTGCCTTCTGTTCTTGGTTGGCATTTGAATATGTGACCCTTGAATGAGGTAGCAAATGTCAGTATCCTGGGaagcttatttttataaatagatttGAAGACTTAGGTGGACTGGATATTTTTATTGGAAGAATTCTTTCAAAAGATTAGAATaaacagggagagagactgcAGAATAGAATTTGAGGGCCAAACATGTTTTTTTGTGCATTTTCCCCCACTAAACTTGTGCTTTTATTGTCAGTCACATGCAAACTAAGgtattaaaacttatttttgatCTCAGGTGGAATCCATAGAGCTCCCTATGGACAACAAGACCAATAAGAGGCGTGGATTCTGCTTTATTACCTTTAAGGAAGAGGAACCAGTGAAGAagataatggaaaagaaataccACAATGTTGGTCTTAGTAAAGTAAGTTATGCATCCATTTACTTGTAGAGAATACTAGCTTTTATAGAGGGTTTCATCATCTAGCTTTCTGAAAGGCTTCAGTTTGCATGCTTGTGCTTTAAAGATGTCTCATGGGCTTCTTATCAAAGTCATTGATCGCTATTTTTTTGCTTTCACTGGGAAGCAGtaggaaaacatttgtttttaagtgtattttgtctAGGTTTTACCAAAAGATGCTGTTTGAGGGCCCGACGAGTAGAATGTAGCAGCCTATATTAAGCAAATACCTTCTTGGATGTCATTAGAGgagattatttctttaaaagtactGATGATTGGTTTGATAAACTGAGGAAAATATCAAATTAGTCAACTCTGTATTTTGGACAGTATTGGCTCTCCTGGTTATTATACATTTTGGTGTATCTTTGTGAGTCCGTATAATaacatacattttctcttttagtgTGAAATAAAAGTAGCCATGTCGAAGGAACAGTATCAGCAACAGCAACAGTGGGGATCTAGAGGAGGATTTGCAGGAAGAGCTCGTGGAAGAGGTGGTGGTAAGCTAGAGTCTAAGTTTACTCTTAagcttttctgctttttaattatCCTGAAGTAAAGATCTTTGCTGATCTTCTGACTTTAGTGAACCTATTAATGTGCTGCAGGCCCCAGTCAAAACTGGAACCAGGGATATAGTAACTATTGGAATCAAGGCTATGGCAACTATGGATATAACAGCCAAGGTTACGGTGGTTATGGAGGATATGACTACACTGGTTACAACAACTACTATGGATATGGTGATTATAGCAGTAAGTACTATACTTTTTATATTAACTgctatttgacatttattttgtaCAAATTTGGATAGGTAGAAAGGTTAGTGTAGTTTTGCCAAGTGCAAACTGCCTCAGGTTTCAAATTCCTGGAAACTTGAAACTGCAGCCATTTTTATTGCGAGGTTCCTCCCAGCCTGTATACCACATGCACGCTATAAGGGTAGGGTGTATGTGTGCTTCTGttgggcttttattttcttgcatttgAAAACTTTGTTAGGTCAGGTCTTGTAAGCTCAGGGTATTCTAAATGTCAGTTCTTGGACCAACCAATAATCTTGGCATGGTGCATCTAAgtctataaaatggaatgataTCACATGTTGCCAGTTAAAAGAAATCGTATCCTCAATTTAAGATTACTAGATAGAATTTCTTAACAAGTTACTGAACTTggtaaagcaaaaaacaaaaaacaatttaggCATTGAAAGCTCTGACTTCATTGTGCAACTAGGTATGTTGCTCCCTTAATATGTGGTGACTTGCACTTTTCAGGGAAAGGGCTCTAGTAGAAGCAATCTTAGATTCTTTTGGAGTAGAAAGAGTAGTTGCATTGATTGCATTGTTGTAAGTGctgattcttttccttccttggttAGACCAGTTCTTGGAATTAGATACTTTTCTTAGGTGACTAGGCCTGCTGCACAATAATAGGCTAACTAAAGTCAGAAGAAGGTCAGCAAAGATGGATTGGGTGAGATTGGAGCCCTTTGCTTCGAAGGGCAAAGAAGCATTGGTTGTGGTTGACAAAATCTCCTGTTCtcaattttaagattgttttacCTGGTGGTTGTGAGAGGGTCACCTATCTGCTTTGAAAGTGGAAACCTTTAAACTGTAAGGGTCAAGGGATTATCTCCCATTTTATATAAGCAATTAAATAATCCACTCCTTCTGAATGCCTGTCATTGTAGGCATTCAGTTTATGTTTGTGAAGTGAATTTTTCACACTGGGAAGATAACCTTAATTTttggagattatttaaaattaggCATTGTTCTGATTATTAGTGTGCAACCACTACAGATCTGGTTCtaacactttttttattttagaccaGCAGAGTGGTTATGGAAAAGTATCCAGGCGAGGTGGTCATCAAAATAGCTACAAACCATACTAAATTATTCCATTTGCAACTTATCCCCAACAGGTATgttctaaaaatagttttattatcattttaaaatagtttatgttAATCTATACTgtacataaaataatgtttactattttagaGTTTTCACAGCACCCAGAAGTGCTTATCATATTATAACATAGTGACTTTTCAAGATATGTAACACAGGTGCTTTTaagctttttgccttttttgtccTATTATTAACAAGTCAGTAAAGTTAACAGGTAAAGTACTGCTAATGGGTACAAATTAAGGAATTGCAGCAAAAAAATATTGCCTACTAACTCTGACATTATACCTTGTTTGTACCCGCCAGCGGGAACTTCATTGCAGGCCCTGTGTCGCGCTGACTTCACGATTCTCACAGGCCCGCTCAATGCGGACAGGGTACGAGATGCTCACGCTCTCGAATGCT
Coding sequences within:
- the HNRNPD gene encoding heterogeneous nuclear ribonucleoprotein D0 isoform X3, giving the protein MSEEQFGGDGAAAAATAAVGGSAGEQEGAMVAAAQGAAAAAGSGAGTGGGTAAGGTEGGSAESEGAKIDASKNEEDEGHSNSSPRHSEAATAQREEWKMFIGGLSWDTTKKDLKDYFSKFGEVVDCTLKLDPITGRSRGFGFVLFKESESVDKVMDQKEHKLNGKVIDPKRAKAMKTKEPVKKIFVGGLSPDTPEEKIREYFGGFGEVESIELPMDNKTNKRRGFCFITFKEEEPVKKIMEKKYHNVGLSKCEIKVAMSKEQYQQQQQWGSRGGFAGRARGRGGDQQSGYGKVSRRGGHQNSYKPY
- the HNRNPD gene encoding heterogeneous nuclear ribonucleoprotein D0 isoform X2, with the translated sequence MSEEQFGGDGAAAAATAAVGGSAGEQEGAMVAAAQGAAAAAGSGAGTGGGTAAGGTEGGSAESEGAKIDASKNEEDEGKMFIGGLSWDTTKKDLKDYFSKFGEVVDCTLKLDPITGRSRGFGFVLFKESESVDKVMDQKEHKLNGKVIDPKRAKAMKTKEPVKKIFVGGLSPDTPEEKIREYFGGFGEVESIELPMDNKTNKRRGFCFITFKEEEPVKKIMEKKYHNVGLSKCEIKVAMSKEQYQQQQQWGSRGGFAGRARGRGGGPSQNWNQGYSNYWNQGYGNYGYNSQGYGGYGGYDYTGYNNYYGYGDYSNQQSGYGKVSRRGGHQNSYKPY
- the HNRNPD gene encoding heterogeneous nuclear ribonucleoprotein D0 isoform X1, which codes for MSEEQFGGDGAAAAATAAVGGSAGEQEGAMVAAAQGAAAAAGSGAGTGGGTAAGGTEGGSAESEGAKIDASKNEEDEGHSNSSPRHSEAATAQREEWKMFIGGLSWDTTKKDLKDYFSKFGEVVDCTLKLDPITGRSRGFGFVLFKESESVDKVMDQKEHKLNGKVIDPKRAKAMKTKEPVKKIFVGGLSPDTPEEKIREYFGGFGEVESIELPMDNKTNKRRGFCFITFKEEEPVKKIMEKKYHNVGLSKCEIKVAMSKEQYQQQQQWGSRGGFAGRARGRGGGPSQNWNQGYSNYWNQGYGNYGYNSQGYGGYGGYDYTGYNNYYGYGDYSNQQSGYGKVSRRGGHQNSYKPY
- the HNRNPD gene encoding heterogeneous nuclear ribonucleoprotein D0 isoform X4 — its product is MSEEQFGGDGAAAAATAAVGGSAGEQEGAMVAAAQGAAAAAGSGAGTGGGTAAGGTEGGSAESEGAKIDASKNEEDEGKMFIGGLSWDTTKKDLKDYFSKFGEVVDCTLKLDPITGRSRGFGFVLFKESESVDKVMDQKEHKLNGKVIDPKRAKAMKTKEPVKKIFVGGLSPDTPEEKIREYFGGFGEVESIELPMDNKTNKRRGFCFITFKEEEPVKKIMEKKYHNVGLSKCEIKVAMSKEQYQQQQQWGSRGGFAGRARGRGGDQQSGYGKVSRRGGHQNSYKPY